In the Clostridium beijerinckii genome, one interval contains:
- the cbiM gene encoding cobalt transporter CbiM encodes MHIPDNYLSPATCAVMGAAMIPVWTRAVTKVKKEVTKKKLPLMGVGASLSFLTMMFNVPLPGGTTGHAVGGTLIAILLGPEAACISVTIALLIQALLFGDGGILAFGANCFNMAFVIPFVGYYIYKFLKEKFKTEKGEYIGTFIASYIGINLAALCAAIEFGVQPLLFKDAAGIPLYCPYPLSITIPSMLIPHLVVAGVLEGIITVGVLSFIKKVSPGIIYEGATTKSKPVYGLIIALICLSPLGLLATGTAWGEWGTDEISSVVTGGNTLGFIPKGMENGFSFNALMPDYSVSGLPDNFGYILSAVAGVAILLLVFRIIASMKKTTKV; translated from the coding sequence ATGCATATTCCAGACAATTATCTAAGTCCAGCTACCTGTGCAGTTATGGGTGCGGCAATGATTCCAGTTTGGACAAGAGCTGTAACAAAAGTAAAAAAAGAGGTAACTAAAAAGAAATTGCCGCTTATGGGAGTGGGGGCATCACTATCATTTTTAACAATGATGTTCAATGTTCCGTTACCAGGTGGAACCACTGGACATGCTGTAGGAGGAACATTAATTGCTATTCTTTTAGGCCCTGAGGCGGCATGTATTTCAGTGACGATAGCACTTTTGATTCAAGCATTACTATTTGGTGATGGAGGTATTTTAGCCTTTGGAGCCAACTGCTTTAATATGGCATTCGTCATACCATTTGTAGGCTATTATATTTATAAGTTTTTAAAAGAGAAATTTAAGACAGAGAAAGGAGAATATATTGGGACATTTATTGCATCGTATATTGGAATAAATTTGGCCGCTTTATGTGCAGCAATAGAATTCGGAGTACAGCCATTACTTTTTAAAGATGCAGCAGGTATACCGCTATATTGTCCTTATCCTTTATCAATTACTATACCTTCAATGCTTATTCCACATCTTGTAGTTGCAGGAGTATTAGAAGGAATTATAACTGTTGGCGTATTAAGCTTTATAAAAAAAGTTTCACCAGGAATTATTTATGAGGGAGCTACTACAAAATCAAAGCCTGTATATGGATTAATAATAGCGCTAATATGCCTCTCACCATTAGGGTTATTAGCTACAGGTACAGCTTGGGGAGAATGGGGAACTGATGAAATAAGTTCTGTAGTAACAGGTGGTAATACGTTAGGATTTATACCTAAAGGCATGGAAAATGGATTTAGCTTTAATGCCTTAATGCCAGATTATTCCGTTTCAGGGCTTCCAGATAATTTTGGATATATTTTATCTGCAGTTGCAGGTGTTGCAATACTATTGTTAGTATTTAGAATAATAGCAAGTATGAAAAAGACAACAAAAGTATAA
- the hypB gene encoding hydrogenase nickel incorporation protein HypB, giving the protein MKIKVVKQLLELNKNFNNDIKEILRRKNVYLVNVMGSPGTGKTSLIIELIKQLKDKFNIAVVEGDIAGQVDAEKIDSLGISVIQLNTEGECHIESKAIYNILGYFDLDEIDLIFIENIGNLVCPAEFELGEDFKIAVLSIPEGDDKVEKYPLLFSKADAVVLSKYDMMEYFDFDDNKVEENVKELNPLAVTFRISSRTGQGLNSFVTYIEEKIKTRIQG; this is encoded by the coding sequence ATGAAAATTAAAGTTGTAAAACAGCTGCTAGAATTAAACAAAAATTTCAACAATGATATTAAAGAAATTTTAAGAAGAAAAAATGTATATTTAGTAAATGTGATGGGTTCACCAGGGACAGGCAAAACAAGTTTGATTATAGAGCTAATAAAACAATTAAAGGATAAATTTAATATTGCTGTAGTTGAAGGCGATATTGCGGGACAAGTAGATGCTGAAAAAATTGATTCACTTGGAATTTCTGTCATTCAGCTTAATACAGAAGGAGAGTGCCATATAGAATCAAAAGCAATTTATAATATCTTAGGATACTTTGATTTAGATGAAATTGATTTGATTTTTATTGAGAATATTGGTAATCTTGTCTGTCCTGCTGAGTTTGAACTTGGTGAAGATTTTAAAATTGCTGTTTTAAGTATTCCAGAAGGGGATGATAAGGTTGAAAAATATCCATTACTATTTTCTAAAGCTGATGCAGTTGTATTAAGTAAGTATGATATGATGGAATACTTTGACTTTGATGACAATAAAGTAGAAGAAAATGTTAAAGAATTAAATCCATTGGCAGTCACCTTTAGAATATCATCAAGAACTGGACAAGGATTAAATTCATTTGTTACATATATTGAAGAAAAAATAAAAACAAGAATTCAAGGGTAA
- a CDS encoding serine hydrolase — MNDILSNNSQDLNDFLSEYMNKWKIPGMAVGIIKDDEIIYCNGLGLRDVNKNLNVTKDTLFAIGSASKSFTSLSIGILVDEGKLDLDTPIKKYMPSFEMQNKYAEEHLTLRDMLCHRSGLPRHDILWYTNPSLSRKELVDKIKYLEFSKDFRETWQYNNLMYATAGYLVELVTGMTWEEFVKLRILEPLGMNSTNFSVEALKEYSDYSKPYAQKGEEINQIDFRKLDSVAPAGSMNSSLTDMLKWLSLHLNKGKVNGKQIISERTISELHSPQLPCELIPLKFDELQFSSYALGWFVEAYRGRKHVNHGGNIDGFCSYTSFLPDENIGVVILTNLNNPVCAMPIAYHIYDKLLGYDHSDFCEKLEDEAAKMMKAMEAATKPTINSKKDNSTPSHSLEEYTGIYENPAYGSLQIEVKDNSLKLIYNNIDYTLNHKCYDIFTMTIMEYYLVDVTFNYDSTGNIKSVSIPFEETVKEILFIKCK; from the coding sequence ATGAATGATATTCTATCTAATAACTCTCAAGATCTTAATGACTTTTTATCTGAGTATATGAATAAGTGGAAAATTCCTGGAATGGCTGTAGGTATTATTAAAGATGATGAAATAATATATTGCAATGGGTTAGGACTGCGCGATGTCAACAAAAATTTAAATGTAACAAAAGACACTTTATTTGCTATAGGTTCTGCAAGTAAATCTTTTACCTCACTATCAATAGGTATATTAGTGGATGAAGGTAAGCTAGATCTTGATACTCCTATAAAAAAATACATGCCTAGTTTTGAAATGCAAAATAAATATGCTGAAGAACATCTTACATTAAGAGACATGCTTTGTCATCGTTCTGGATTACCTAGACATGATATTTTATGGTATACAAATCCTTCTTTAAGCAGAAAAGAATTGGTAGATAAAATTAAATACTTAGAATTTAGTAAAGATTTCAGAGAAACATGGCAATATAATAATTTGATGTATGCCACAGCTGGCTACCTTGTTGAACTAGTTACAGGAATGACCTGGGAAGAATTCGTGAAATTAAGAATTCTTGAGCCTCTTGGTATGAACAGCACAAATTTCTCAGTAGAAGCTTTAAAAGAGTATTCTGATTACAGTAAGCCATATGCGCAAAAAGGCGAGGAAATTAATCAAATAGACTTTAGAAAACTAGATTCTGTTGCTCCTGCTGGTTCTATGAATTCAAGTTTGACTGATATGTTAAAATGGCTTAGCCTTCATTTAAATAAAGGTAAAGTAAACGGAAAACAGATTATATCTGAAAGAACTATAAGTGAGTTACATTCACCTCAACTCCCTTGTGAGCTAATCCCTTTAAAGTTTGATGAATTACAATTTTCATCTTATGCCTTAGGTTGGTTTGTTGAAGCCTATAGAGGAAGAAAACATGTTAACCACGGTGGAAATATAGATGGATTTTGCTCCTATACAAGCTTTCTTCCAGACGAGAATATTGGCGTAGTTATTCTTACTAATTTAAATAATCCTGTTTGTGCAATGCCTATAGCATACCATATATATGACAAGCTTTTAGGATATGACCATAGTGATTTTTGTGAAAAACTAGAGGATGAAGCTGCAAAGATGATGAAAGCAATGGAAGCTGCTACTAAACCTACAATAAACTCCAAAAAAGATAACTCAACTCCATCTCACTCCCTTGAAGAGTATACTGGCATATATGAAAATCCAGCATATGGTTCTTTACAAATCGAAGTAAAAGATAATAGCTTAAAATTAATTTATAATAATATAGACTACACGCTTAATCATAAATGCTATGACATTTTTACCATGACAATAATGGAATATTACTTGGTTGATGTGACCTTTAATTATGATAGCACAGGAAATATTAAAAGTGTTTCAATACCTTTTGAGGAGACTGTAAAAGAAATTTTGTTCATAAAATGTAAATAA
- a CDS encoding FecCD family ABC transporter permease, whose translation MYKKIIILLIPLTFLILCIGTSIGSSDTSLIHIASIIGYKVLGIPLLKEINPNDVAIIWNLRLPRVFLAFLVGSSLSVSGAVVQSLLRNPLASPYTLGVSSGASLGVGFLIISGFSIPMLGRLTLPLTGFLCGLLTVFIIIKFAYKVDNSMSTSTIILSGMVFSLFCSAILTTVTALYSEDIKSIALWEMGSFSMKGWSYVQMGVPFFIVGIIGVMRYCTEMDILSFGEDQAKSVGVDVNTIKTRLLIFSAILTGSAVALSGIIGFVDLIIPHLVRRIIGAKHKYVIPVCVILGGCFMVITDLVARIIIIPSELPVGAITALIGAPFFAYIYFNKAHGRK comes from the coding sequence ATGTATAAGAAAATTATTATATTATTAATCCCCTTAACATTTTTAATTTTATGTATCGGGACTTCTATTGGAAGTTCTGATACCAGCTTAATCCATATTGCATCGATAATTGGATATAAAGTTTTAGGAATTCCACTACTTAAAGAGATTAACCCTAATGATGTGGCGATAATTTGGAATTTAAGATTGCCTAGAGTTTTTTTAGCTTTTCTTGTAGGTAGTTCCTTATCAGTTAGTGGTGCTGTGGTTCAATCATTACTTAGAAATCCACTTGCTTCACCATATACCTTAGGAGTATCTTCTGGTGCTTCTCTTGGAGTTGGATTTCTTATAATATCTGGTTTTTCAATACCTATGCTCGGCAGGCTTACTCTTCCTTTAACAGGCTTTTTATGTGGGCTTTTGACTGTATTTATTATCATAAAATTTGCCTACAAAGTTGATAACAGTATGTCAACTTCAACTATAATTTTATCTGGCATGGTTTTTTCTTTATTTTGCAGTGCAATACTTACAACTGTAACAGCCTTATATAGTGAAGATATAAAAAGCATAGCTCTTTGGGAGATGGGTTCCTTTTCCATGAAGGGATGGTCATATGTACAAATGGGAGTTCCCTTCTTTATAGTTGGAATAATTGGTGTTATGCGCTACTGCACTGAAATGGATATATTATCTTTTGGTGAAGATCAAGCAAAATCAGTTGGAGTAGATGTTAATACAATAAAGACTAGACTTCTTATTTTCTCTGCTATATTAACGGGTTCTGCTGTAGCCTTAAGTGGAATTATTGGTTTTGTGGATTTAATAATTCCTCACTTAGTAAGAAGGATCATTGGAGCAAAGCATAAATATGTAATTCCAGTCTGTGTAATTTTAGGCGGCTGTTTTATGGTGATTACTGATCTAGTAGCAAGAATAATTATAATACCATCAGAATTGCCAGTTGGTGCTATTACTGCTCTGATTGGAGCTCCATTTTTTGCATACATATATTTTAATAAGGCACATGGAAGAAAATAA
- a CDS encoding DUF3842 family protein: MKIAVIDAQGAGLGQNIIKRIRKEIDNDVYIIALGTNSFATSKMVQAGANVGISGERAISSFCKTTKIDGIIGPIGIICSGGINGEITTMISNAIFNMDCTKYILPLQKHGIYIPGTRNLQIKDIIEEIVLDIKNNIEKF; the protein is encoded by the coding sequence ATGAAAATTGCAGTAATAGATGCACAAGGGGCAGGCCTTGGTCAAAACATCATAAAGAGGATTCGTAAAGAAATAGATAATGATGTTTATATTATTGCACTTGGTACCAACTCATTTGCTACCTCAAAGATGGTACAAGCTGGTGCAAATGTTGGTATAAGCGGTGAAAGGGCGATCAGTTCATTTTGCAAGACAACTAAAATAGACGGTATAATAGGACCAATCGGAATAATCTGTAGTGGAGGTATAAACGGAGAAATTACTACTATGATTTCCAATGCAATATTTAATATGGATTGTACTAAATATATACTCCCATTACAAAAACATGGCATTTATATTCCTGGAACTAGAAATCTACAAATTAAAGATATAATTGAAGAAATTGTACTTGATATAAAAAATAATATAGAAAAATTCTAA
- a CDS encoding MarR family winged helix-turn-helix transcriptional regulator, giving the protein MDNYKALFLIQQIYATLFSLTNKIQIKGDEYCEPLTSRQLMAMVAIIHLPENETTLNNIAKKLGTTKQSVKQLITNLENKGYVLTVPSQYDKRAVNVKITKAGTDAMMIGAEKSMEFFGMLSKGFSIEEMEILWTLLKKLYRFDGEEQDGFEEEAEFDMGEDTLEIQKRALNEFDRARNEGK; this is encoded by the coding sequence ATGGATAACTATAAAGCGCTTTTTTTGATACAACAAATATACGCAACTCTGTTTTCTCTTACTAATAAAATTCAAATTAAAGGCGATGAATATTGTGAGCCTTTAACTAGCAGACAGCTTATGGCAATGGTTGCTATTATTCATTTACCTGAAAATGAAACAACTCTAAATAATATTGCTAAAAAATTAGGTACAACAAAACAGAGTGTAAAACAATTGATTACTAATTTAGAGAACAAAGGATATGTCCTTACTGTGCCAAGCCAATATGATAAACGTGCAGTTAATGTAAAGATTACTAAAGCTGGAACAGATGCCATGATGATAGGTGCCGAAAAATCGATGGAGTTCTTTGGGATGCTTTCTAAAGGCTTTTCCATTGAAGAAATGGAAATCTTATGGACGTTATTAAAGAAATTATATAGATTTGATGGCGAAGAACAAGACGGTTTTGAAGAAGAAGCTGAATTTGACATGGGTGAAGATACACTTGAAATACAAAAGAGAGCATTAAATGAATTTGATAGAGCGAGAAATGAAGGAAAATAA
- a CDS encoding FAD:protein FMN transferase: MIKKISMLMTCILCILIFSGCSKNQEIITKTALKMDTVFQLKAYGPKANEAIEESLSRLDEIEQMASVTIDSSDISKINQASGKEYVQVHPEIVKMLETAVKYSKLSNGVFDITVGPLVNLWGIGTDNERIPTDEEIKSKLPLVGYNDISINEENNSIKLLKEGMAIDLGGIAKGFAADEVLKIYKKYDIKGGIISLGGSSIYTVGQKPDGTPWNVGVKHPRKDSDQDYVGIINLSEQALSTSGDYERYFIKDGKRYHHILNPSTGYPTDNGVISVTIVVDSSIPDSNMLADILTKTVFIAGVDNGLKFIDSLQGVSCMAITSDYNIYKSSNWNIKLDKLDPDFKFAN; encoded by the coding sequence GTGATTAAAAAAATATCTATGTTAATGACATGCATACTATGTATTCTTATTTTTTCAGGGTGTTCAAAGAATCAGGAGATTATTACTAAAACAGCATTGAAAATGGATACAGTTTTTCAGCTAAAAGCATATGGTCCAAAAGCTAATGAAGCTATAGAAGAATCTCTTTCAAGATTAGATGAGATTGAGCAAATGGCAAGTGTGACTATAGATAGCAGTGATATAAGTAAAATTAATCAAGCTTCAGGTAAAGAATATGTACAAGTACATCCTGAGATTGTTAAAATGCTTGAAACCGCAGTTAAGTATTCTAAATTGAGTAATGGTGTATTTGACATAACTGTAGGCCCACTTGTAAATCTTTGGGGAATAGGAACTGATAACGAAAGAATACCTACAGATGAAGAGATTAAATCAAAACTACCGCTAGTTGGATATAATGATATCAGTATAAATGAAGAGAATAATAGTATTAAGTTACTAAAAGAAGGTATGGCAATAGATTTAGGTGGAATAGCTAAAGGATTTGCTGCAGATGAAGTGTTAAAAATTTATAAAAAGTACGATATTAAAGGCGGTATCATAAGCCTTGGAGGTAGTTCTATATATACAGTTGGTCAAAAGCCAGATGGAACACCATGGAATGTTGGCGTTAAGCATCCTAGAAAAGACAGCGATCAAGATTATGTAGGTATAATTAATTTATCAGAACAAGCACTTTCTACTTCTGGGGATTATGAAAGATATTTTATAAAGGATGGTAAGAGGTATCATCATATATTAAACCCAAGCACAGGATATCCAACAGATAATGGTGTAATAAGTGTCACTATAGTTGTAGACAGCAGTATTCCTGATAGCAATATGCTTGCTGATATTTTAACCAAAACTGTTTTCATAGCAGGTGTAGATAATGGCCTGAAATTTATAGACAGTTTGCAAGGTGTTTCTTGCATGGCAATAACTTCTGATTATAATATTTATAAATCTTCAAATTGGAATATAAAATTAGATAAATTAGATCCAGACTTTAAATTTGCAAATTAA
- a CDS encoding methyltransferase family protein, producing the protein MNLFCRKSYLMILPEIMFWIGCAVIIVGIILRLYSVLTLERSFTVSVQVDLDQKIIQTGPYRYIRHPAYSGSILSLIGIALALRSIIVTITIIAVIYRYRIKIEEKILENNFRTHYKEYKKNTKRIIPFIW; encoded by the coding sequence TTGAATCTTTTTTGTAGAAAAAGTTATTTAATGATATTACCTGAAATAATGTTTTGGATAGGCTGTGCAGTTATCATTGTTGGAATTATATTGAGGTTGTATTCAGTATTGACACTTGAAAGATCTTTCACCGTATCAGTGCAAGTGGATTTAGACCAAAAAATAATTCAAACAGGTCCATATAGATACATTAGGCACCCTGCATATAGCGGAAGTATACTATCTTTAATTGGAATAGCATTAGCTCTCAGAAGCATAATTGTAACTATAACAATTATTGCTGTCATTTATAGATATAGAATTAAGATTGAAGAAAAGATATTAGAAAATAACTTCAGGACACATTATAAAGAGTATAAGAAGAATACTAAAAGGATTATTCCATTTATTTGGTGA
- a CDS encoding energy-coupling factor ABC transporter ATP-binding protein: MIDIKDANYSYDAEVTALKNVNLHIDAGEAIALIGVNGSGKSTLMKLINGLIIADSGSYLFEGEEINNKKMQNEEFSKAFHKKVGFVFQNSDVQLFCSNVYDEIAFGPRQMGMDEEEVRKRVEDTLKLLKIEELRDRQPYHLSGGEKKKVSIATVVVLNPDVYIFDEPMNGLDPKTKRFLKEFMIAINNAGKTILCSTHDFEYVKGVFKRAIVFSSNHAIIRDGNYEEIMNDSDFLYDNNII, encoded by the coding sequence ATGATTGATATAAAAGATGCGAATTATTCATATGATGCTGAAGTTACCGCACTAAAAAATGTAAACCTACATATTGATGCAGGTGAAGCCATTGCTTTAATAGGTGTAAATGGAAGTGGGAAGTCTACATTAATGAAATTAATTAATGGATTAATAATTGCTGATAGTGGAAGCTATTTATTTGAAGGTGAAGAAATTAATAATAAAAAAATGCAAAATGAAGAGTTCTCAAAGGCTTTTCATAAAAAAGTAGGTTTTGTTTTTCAAAATTCAGATGTACAGCTATTTTGTTCAAATGTATATGATGAAATCGCATTTGGGCCAAGACAGATGGGGATGGATGAAGAAGAAGTTAGAAAAAGGGTAGAAGACACTTTAAAATTATTGAAAATTGAAGAATTAAGAGATAGACAGCCATATCATTTGAGCGGTGGAGAAAAGAAAAAAGTTTCTATAGCTACCGTAGTAGTTTTAAATCCAGACGTTTATATATTTGATGAACCAATGAATGGACTTGATCCTAAAACTAAGAGATTTTTAAAAGAATTCATGATAGCTATAAATAATGCAGGAAAAACTATTTTATGTTCTACCCATGACTTTGAATATGTGAAAGGGGTATTTAAAAGAGCAATTGTTTTTTCAAGTAATCATGCAATTATTAGAGATGGTAATTATGAGGAGATAATGAACGATAGTGACTTTCTATATGACAATAACATTATATAA
- a CDS encoding DUF445 domain-containing protein, producing MKMKTNQRALILLVIMFIGFIITLFPQNTPIITILQSGFEAGVVGGFSDWFAVVALFRYPLGIPIPHTALLPRNRKRITDGLVSIVENNLLNKSSIINKVHELEVVKKILNICKKIICSKQGIEAGMYIIKRAIEHIPIEKVSSSLLKLIQKYLNKLDSKYFLEKLISIFLRNNYEEKILDNLLIKLEDIVKQEKVKNELGNIVFNSINKLKISGIMQYSLNTILNVLGKDKVGKIAQDLVVVILKDLKKHDNTSRITLLELMQSNIRNISNNEEVIQKIDEYKMKLGSNVELNNFTIKILDELKNIILGYVKEDYIRNNILPMLNNLIDSISEDVNLINKLEQQIQERVSGYINSNHENIGRLVRDNIERLDTETLIKLIEERVGDDLQWIRINGAICGFCVGLVLGIIRVL from the coding sequence ATGAAAATGAAAACTAATCAAAGAGCCTTAATTTTATTAGTCATTATGTTTATAGGTTTTATAATTACTTTGTTTCCACAAAATACACCTATAATAACTATATTGCAAAGTGGATTTGAAGCTGGAGTGGTAGGTGGATTTTCAGATTGGTTTGCAGTAGTAGCACTTTTTCGGTATCCCTTAGGAATTCCAATTCCACATACTGCACTTCTGCCTAGGAATCGTAAAAGAATAACAGACGGTTTAGTATCAATAGTTGAAAACAACTTGCTCAATAAATCAAGTATTATAAATAAAGTACATGAATTAGAAGTAGTAAAAAAAATATTAAATATATGCAAAAAAATTATATGTTCTAAGCAAGGAATAGAAGCAGGAATGTATATTATTAAACGTGCTATAGAGCATATTCCTATAGAAAAAGTTTCTTCATCTTTGCTTAAACTAATTCAAAAATATTTGAATAAATTAGATTCTAAATACTTTCTTGAAAAATTAATTAGCATATTCTTAAGAAATAATTATGAAGAGAAAATTTTAGATAATTTACTTATTAAGCTTGAAGATATAGTAAAGCAAGAAAAAGTGAAAAATGAACTAGGAAATATAGTATTCAATTCTATAAATAAACTAAAGATAAGTGGAATAATGCAATATTCATTAAATACAATCTTAAATGTTTTAGGAAAAGATAAAGTAGGAAAAATAGCTCAAGATTTAGTCGTTGTAATATTAAAAGATTTAAAAAAACATGATAATACCAGTAGAATTACACTGCTTGAATTAATGCAGAGCAATATAAGAAACATAAGTAACAATGAAGAAGTTATACAAAAAATAGATGAGTATAAAATGAAATTAGGCAGTAATGTTGAACTAAATAACTTTACAATAAAAATATTAGATGAATTAAAAAATATAATATTGGGTTATGTTAAAGAAGATTACATAAGAAATAATATACTCCCAATGCTAAATAATTTAATTGACAGTATATCAGAAGATGTTAATTTGATAAATAAATTAGAGCAGCAGATACAGGAACGTGTATCAGGTTACATAAATTCCAATCATGAAAATATAGGCAGATTAGTTAGAGATAATATTGAAAGATTAGATACAGAAACTCTTATAAAATTGATTGAAGAGCGTGTAGGCGATGACTTGCAGTGGATAAGGATAAATGGTGCTATTTGTGGTTTTTGCGTTGGTCTAGTATTAGGGATAATTAGAGTTTTGTAA
- a CDS encoding ABC transporter substrate-binding protein has translation MKLKNKFLSLFLIVILAMSTLFGCGNKTATMTDREGNSFKLPEKVKTIISTAPSNTEILVGLGLSDKLVAIDKYSSDVDGINKDLPKIDFKNPDAETLVSLKPDIIIASGHNKTGSEDPFAAVKEAGIPVVYIPTSSSMEDLYKDIDFISKITGTEKKGDEMTANLKDEISSIKKIGDTITDKKNVYFEIGSTSGLYSFGNNTFLNEMIEIVGAKNIFANENSWISPSPEAVVKANPDVILTNEPTSNAIDNIKTREGFQEVTAIKNNKVFAIDNNPSSRPSQNILKALKQIAKAIYPEEYANV, from the coding sequence ATGAAACTAAAAAATAAATTTTTATCACTCTTTTTAATAGTTATATTAGCTATGAGTACACTTTTCGGTTGTGGTAATAAGACTGCAACAATGACAGATAGAGAAGGTAACAGCTTTAAGCTTCCTGAAAAAGTAAAAACTATAATATCTACAGCCCCATCAAATACCGAAATATTAGTTGGGCTGGGACTTTCAGATAAGCTAGTAGCTATAGATAAATATTCGTCAGATGTGGATGGTATCAATAAAGATTTACCTAAGATTGACTTTAAGAATCCAGATGCTGAAACTCTTGTGAGTTTAAAGCCTGACATAATAATAGCTTCAGGACATAATAAAACTGGGAGTGAAGACCCCTTTGCAGCTGTTAAAGAAGCTGGAATTCCTGTTGTATACATACCTACAAGTTCAAGCATGGAAGACCTTTATAAAGATATTGACTTTATATCAAAAATCACTGGCACTGAGAAAAAAGGTGATGAGATGACAGCTAATTTAAAGGATGAAATAAGTTCAATAAAGAAAATTGGAGACACTATTACTGATAAGAAAAATGTATATTTTGAAATAGGATCAACTTCAGGTTTATATAGTTTTGGTAATAATACATTTTTAAATGAAATGATTGAAATTGTAGGCGCCAAAAATATCTTTGCTAATGAAAATTCGTGGATATCTCCAAGTCCTGAAGCTGTAGTAAAAGCTAATCCTGATGTAATACTTACAAATGAACCTACAAGTAATGCTATCGATAATATAAAGACTCGCGAAGGCTTCCAAGAGGTTACTGCAATTAAAAACAATAAAGTCTTTGCTATTGATAATAATCCCTCTTCCAGACCATCACAAAATATACTGAAAGCACTTAAACAAATAGCAAAGGCTATTTATCCTGAGGAATATGCAAATGTATAA
- a CDS encoding energy-coupling factor transporter transmembrane component T, whose protein sequence is MPEWLLKKDNYTPLKDKNSFIDKSILSIFNVLAMFRQQTKIRNSKFGINPLTKLISTLILIIFVSLSRNFHFIVITTVFMLVLINLLSIKEIKYVVKASMAAAIFTFIILLPAIFLGYSNNTLMITLKVLVSVASVSILTCTTQWNELIITLKIFRIPDIFILVLDITIKYIIILGEFSLNMVYALKLRSVGKNNHKSTALSGVVGTMFIKSKEMAEEMYGAMESRGFTGTYKVYTKFKFKLVDYVCFILTIIFVLTYFYFDRL, encoded by the coding sequence ATGCCAGAATGGCTTTTAAAGAAAGACAATTATACACCGCTAAAAGACAAGAATTCTTTTATAGATAAGAGCATTCTGTCAATATTTAATGTGCTTGCTATGTTTAGGCAGCAAACTAAAATAAGAAACTCTAAATTTGGAATTAACCCATTAACTAAATTAATATCAACGCTCATACTAATTATTTTTGTTTCCTTAAGCAGAAATTTTCACTTTATTGTGATTACAACTGTGTTTATGCTTGTGCTAATAAATCTTTTAAGTATAAAAGAAATAAAATATGTTGTCAAAGCAAGTATGGCGGCGGCAATTTTTACGTTTATTATTTTGTTACCAGCTATTTTTTTAGGGTATAGTAATAATACTTTAATGATCACATTAAAAGTATTAGTTTCAGTTGCTTCTGTCAGTATATTAACTTGCACTACCCAATGGAATGAATTAATAATTACTTTAAAAATATTTAGAATACCAGATATATTTATTTTGGTACTTGATATTACTATAAAATATATTATAATTTTAGGCGAATTTTCATTAAATATGGTTTATGCTCTTAAATTAAGATCAGTAGGTAAAAACAATCATAAAAGCACTGCACTTTCCGGAGTCGTAGGAACTATGTTTATAAAGTCTAAAGAGATGGCAGAAGAGATGTATGGAGCAATGGAATCTAGAGGATTTACAGGAACATATAAAGTATATACGAAATTTAAATTTAAGCTAGTTGATTATGTTTGTTTTATTCTTACCATAATTTTTGTGTTAACATATTTTTATTTTGATAGGTTGTGA